tttaaaaataaaaaacattattaatatatatttaacataaaaaattatttaaaaataattatattcctcagaaaaaaaatataagctttTAAAATGGGAAATATGTACAGAAAAATACGGCTCCAATTTGTTTAGCTGGGTTCCATCCACCAGAAAAACGTACCTGCTTAACTGGCCAGGAGACGCGGGATGCAGACATACCGAAAAAGAGTCAAGGTGGGGCCCAGTGAGCAGCGGCTTTTGCTGATGGTGGGCCCGTCCAGTTTATGAAAAGCGGGGCGTATTGTCATTAAAAGATGCCTGGCCCAATGTATGTCTAACCTCCACGTGTGAGCACAGATAGAGATGACAATTGTTAACCGTGGTACACTTTTAGATATTAATCATCACCATAATCAAAATAGATATCCATAATTATAGTCGCAGCTATAGTGATAGTTAGTTATGATTTTTGCATGAATTATCTATTCAGCTAATCGTTAActgtctattttattttaaaaaagttgaaattaataaataaataaaaatcataaatgttttGTCTAGTTTTCAAATAGTAGATCCTTGGGTCAATttaaatatgttgttttttttatttatcaaaataacaatatttcaagttattttcttaacaaaaacTTTTGTAGTGTTAACCTAACCAGATTTGAATTGAGTTTGGTATAGTGAAAGGTCAACCCACGAGAGTCATCTAGTTTAgccaaattaatgttttttcttgtttgaatttAAATCTAGACTACGTGAGGTTTTTGGGTTGTAGATTTTATAAGTCAACATGAAAAACCTGTGATCCATGATATGAGATCGTAATTATCTTATAGAatccaaatcaaaacaaaatagaaagttTAATTCTATTCAACAAAATATTCAatgctgaaaataaaaaaaatatattcaattaaaaaaaattcttttagaaatatctaaatttaataaagagcaacaaataaaaaaaaaaacccctgaAATGACCTAAATCATTTTTAGAATTAGTAAAAAATCctatataatgaaaataaaataataaacaaaatctaatctccaattaaatcaaaggataaaactgaaaaaatataagtttgaaaaaaaaaaatgaaccaagGTAAATCTCCTAAACTTGGTTCAACCTTTCAAATTTACAACTCGTTAAATTCTAAACTCTAACTCAATTAAGAAATTCGTTCCAAAGTtgaaaagtgaaataaaaaatatatcaatttaaaaaatcagtcaaagttaaaaacatataagaaataaaggatgaaatcataaaaataatcaatttaaaaaatgatctcaaataaaaataaatagtgatcaaaataatatgaattaaatctaacatattaaaaaactcaagGATAAtggacttgaaaataaattttaattttataaaatattttaaataaaaaatatcaattcaaaaaacattaatcaaatttaaagaaaaataaaatgaagggatgttatgaaattttaaaagattcgGTGcggaaattaagaaaaaagataaattaaggggaaaaaaaactaacaagcACTAAACAGGTGGGAATTATGCTGCACGTACCATCCAGAAAGGTAAGCCATAATACCACATTATAAtcataaacaaaccaaaatgaaaatatgaATAAGCCTCGAGGTAAggtaagaaaattttaattttaacagcAATAAAGTTATTTTACTGCGTAGGGAAaagtacaattaaaaaaaaaaagcctctagaccaaagttttttttttctttttatgggcAATTAAGTAATTAcacttaacaataataatacccATAGCCAggcaatttagttttttttaagaggataaaaatatcattttaataacaGCCTCTTCTGAGACGTGTTCGTTTCAAACGGCACATGAGACCATACTGATTAAAGTTAGGACCAAAATTTAGGGTGTGAAATTTCTAACGCGAAGTTGTGGTCAAATTTGGGCCAATTGATAATAGAAGTCAAAGAGCTACACCGTTGGATTGAATAAGTACCATGGATTTATTGGGTATTgtaataacaattgttttttaaaatgtatttttttaaaaaatatattaaaataatatatttttattttttaaatttatttttaatatcagtacatcaacacaatctgaaaaaaaaaattaaaaaaagaaaaaataaaataaaatttgattttaatttttttaaaaaaatacttttaaaacataaaaataaacaatatccATATCTTATTGAAGTTGctattttttaccaaacaagATGTTGGATGGAGAAAGTTTTTGCTTGGCACTATCATGTTTAGGGGTTCTACTTAGAGAAGAAAACCCAACTTTCAATGAAAAGGTTTTTGATCGAATAAGAACAacgttaatgttttatttttagtgtttattGAGTTGAATTTAATGACCTCATCAGatttaaattgagtttggtCCCGTGAGAGGTCTACCCCCGAGGGTCACCTAGTTTAGCTAGGTCaacattttttcttattcaaattgAAATTCATTTTAGATTAAGCTTCGAAGTTGTAGGTTTTCCAGGTCAACCTAAGAAATTTATAATCTAGAGCATAAAATCGTGATTATCTTATGAAACCCAAATCGAAACAAAATAGGGAGCTAAATTCTATTCAACTAAATATTGAAGgctgaaaataaaaagtaaaattcaattaaaatacaaatttttttttagaaaaaactaaatttaataaagaataaaaattaaaaagatatgaaataacacaaattatttttagaattagtaaaaaattctatacaaaaaaaattaaaaaaatccaatcttcagttaaatcaaataatataggataaaactgaaaaaaaaaaagatttattgacaagaacacaaaaaatgaagaaagcCTCCTCTTTTGAGACATGTGTTTCGTTTCAAACGGCACATGAGACAATATTGATTTAAGCTAGGACCAAAATTTGGGGCGTGAAATTTCCAGCGTCAACGTTCTAGTCAAATTTGGGCCACTTGATAATAGAAGTCAAAGCTCCACCATTGGATTGAATAAGGACCATATCTGGTTGGAGGAGGTTTTTGCTTGGCACTATCATGTTTTGGGTTTCTGCTTAGAGAATAAAGCCCAACTTCGCTGAGGTCGTTAAACACTTAAATActgttgattttatattttataagtatttttataaaaaattaattttttttattttaaattaatatatttttttatatttttaaattattttaatgcatttatattaaaaataattttttaaaaaataaaaaatattattttaatatacttttgaaaaaacaaactttaaaaaataattataaccacactcctaaacacccttgaaaagatttttcaattaaccacaatattttattttattttattagtattaatCTTAAATTTATACTGGATTTAGTTCTATTAATCAagttttatcatattaatattttgatttgatttaactaAAAACACAGCTCGAATTAATAAAGCAAAGgcttgaaaagagaaaatcaaagaaacgtGGAAGAAGAAGGTGTCCACAATAGAAAATGATTCACACAGTTGCtgattttcatcatttttaatcCCTTTGTACCTAAAAGTTGCTTCACCGACGTCGTCTGCTTACGTGCGGGGCTGACGAGAGCACATGCCCAAAAGCTTCTTCCTCCCTTCAACTATTTCATCAAAGAAATCATCAAGCTGTCCAATTATGGTCTCTACCCCACATCTCAGCAACCCAAAGCAACTCTTCAAGCTGTCAACCTTGTCTTGGATGTCCATGCCTGATTCACCCTCCACAGCGCCACCGCTCTCCAGCCCTGCCCTGAGCTCCTCCATTGCAATTCTTGCCTGCCTGAACTCATAAAGCATGATACCAGCTGATGAAGCCGGCTGCCCACCGATTTGATCCATTCCGTTTTCCACTCTTCGCTGCAGTCTTGCTATTGAATCCATGGAGGCTGAACCAAACGTCATCTGCTCCCCCTCCCTAAACGCGGCTGCTCCTTGCCAAAATGGTGGCCAACAATACACTAGCCCAGCAAGCAAGATCAATAGAAGCAACGAGTTAACATTCCTCGTCGCGTGTAGAACACCTCGAAATCCATTGAATGCATTGAACCAGCTCGACTCAATCATGACACTATTAAAATTTCCTTCGAACTTCAGTGACAACGCTTCAACTCTTGTTTTTATCAGCCTCTTGTTCTCCTCTTCCATCACTATAACTTCCCTTTGACAAGCTACGATTGCACGAATAACCTACACAATTATCACAACCATGCATAATTAAATACGTAAGTAATTAGTCAAGCTAGCTCGAAACATCTTGTATATATCCTTTATGACACACACAGTCACACAGAGAGACTAAACCTGACGTGAAACTTGTGCATTCGAATGGTGACGATAACCATCGAGAGAGGAAGCTATATTGGCACCGGAGGAGTGATGGTTTTCCATAGCTAGAACACCTGATTTGAGTACGAGACAGGCTTCCCAGAGCCTGGAGCTTTCATCCATGTACTCGTCAAGCCACTTTTCTCCTACGGGAAGGTGAAGTTCTTGAACCAGAGTGGTTAGCCGAGAATGGAAAGATTGGAGAGAGGCTAGAACTTTGGAAAGGAACTGAACAGAGATGAAGTTGTGAGATAGGAAGCACTGATCGAGGTCATCAAGCTCTCTTGAAAGCATGCTGTAGAAGCCACTGACAGGAGCAAGGTTGCATGGAGGATCCATAAACATTGGTATATGGGCGGTACTGAGAAGAAAAGATGCTGGAGATTAACTGGTTTATATTGCAAGATTGAAgacaacaaagaaataaaagtacAGAATTTCAGTAGCTTTTTGGGAGCAGCACAGTACAGGCTTCTTTCTACAAGCTGGAATAGGATAATCGCTGGGTGCAATTATGTGTGTTTCCTTATGGAGTGGAGGGGATGATTAGGAATCTATTGTTATCATTGTCTAATTGGCAGAAAAGgtacagagagagagatgagCGGGGGAGATTTCTTGCTGTACAATAATAGATATCTCATAATAGTTTCACAGGTCGACTTTAcaagttattaatttaaaatttaatttaatttaaatttaatttaaaagttgatAGCATCAAACCTAAATCAATCTTAAAAGGGTAaacttaaagttttttatttatttaaaacaatattatttaagtttttatttattaaaaacaacattaatttttataaaacactaGAACAtcgtaattttaaaattaatttaggatttgtttgacattatattttagaactattttaaaaaaaattattttttttgctttaaattaatatttttaaaatatttttagattattttgatgctttaatataaaaataatttttttaaaattaaaaaatattattttaatatatttttttaaaaaatcgttACTAATTTTATCAAACTCGTAACTTGACCTTTTTGAGTCAAATGTGAGTTTGATTATGTTTGATGGGCTCTAATTAAGAGTTTGACTGCTACTTTGACTGGGATTAATTCCTTTTCTCAATCTCCTACTTCGATTTGGTTTCTCTTCTTAAGATTGTGGCAGCTCTGTCTTCTTCTAGTTATAGACTATTTTAATCAAGCAGATCGGCCATGGATGGTGAGCTTGCTTAAGGACCCAATATGCATTCTATTTTTTAAGCATTAAATTTAGCTATCAATGTTCCTCTTggaatataatatttgaatgTCCCAAGACAATCTTCACGACATGATGAATGGACCATTCTCAAAAACCAAGATATTGTTGTAATATTTGCAGGGTAAAgtgattattttgtaaaatatttttttaatagtaaatatattaaaaaaaatttatttttgatattaacatatcaaaacaatataaaaataacaaaaaaatagtttaaattaaaaaaaaaataataattaaaaaaaaactttttaaagcacaaaattaaacaaattttagATAATAGAGTAGAAGGGACACAATATGCTATAGTTTTTCATCAAgtgaaaattaacaattaatctcCTAGCATGATGATAGGGTTCATGGCCGGTATCAAGCATTATTcaagattgatattttttatgatagggtttatggttgattttgatagtgtttgagagtgtgataacatggttgattttcaaaatgttttttgctcgaaaatacatgaaaatatttttttaaaaaaaaaattatttttaatatcagcatataaaaatgataaaaaaaacattaaaaacgaTTCACTTCAAGCAATTTCCTTCttcaaaaaatcacaaaacataatttcaacTGCAAAAATAAATAGCTCTTTGTGGATCAGGGATGATCGATATTGAGAAATGAAAACTTACTgagtttgaaaaacatatttttagagattctttttatcattttttttaatacaagtaaaaatataatctttttttttaaataaaaaatacatgaacatcataatttttttttcttttatgtacaAGCACtttttaacaatatataatattaattaagattatatttttatatttagaaaatgatgtaaatttattttttactttaaatgtaatataaattttattacttaacaatataacttttttcatggtaATTAGattatcaaaaacataaaatattaaaataactacggttttaatttatttttttttaatataaaaaacagtcACAATATCTattgtatttcttattttttatttagtttgaaaaaaatcccTTGAGTTTTCAACAAATGATTAcgttttctagtttttgttatcattttattttttaagaagaaaagagGGCAAACTAACTCACAAAACATGCTAGGCTGAATCTGATATAATATTAAACCCATTAGAGACCTTAGACGAAGCATATAAACATTTGCATATATGCCCATTATCAAGTGAGATCGATCTAAGTACGTACTTGTCTATAAACTTATGTATGCCTGATGAGTATTGATTGCAACCTTAACTAGCTAGTTTCCATCCAGATGGATTAAGCAAGTTGGATCTTCAACTATGAAAAGCTTGTCCTTGTCTCTAATCACTTCAATGGAGTCAACCTCTGAACCTTCTTCATCTGTCACCATGGCATTTCTTGCATCGAATCCAAACTTTTCACCTATTGGAGGAAGAACACGATTTTAAATACTCTCAAGAGGAAGAGGTTAGCAAAAGGGACTTGATCTGGGGGTGTGTAGAGTAGATCAATATACCTGCAATGCTCTTTAGCTCCTCTAGGGAATTTGGCAACTTGATCAATCTCCCAGCTTCCACACAGCAAGTTTGTCTCCTAACCATGGGATGTCCTCTGTATATGCTCACCCTAATACAATCTGATGATGATCCTTTGGATTTACCAGTACATGAGGTGCATTCTTGTTCCCCTTCACACCTCTTTAAAAGCACTTCATTAGCTGTCAAGACATCAGGCACCGTAATTCGGTGTCCGATCTCTCTCTTTTGAAGCATTTCGTTAAGGCTCGTGGAAGAGAACTCGTGAGTGTTTGCTTCAGCAACTTCCGCGCCGCTTATTACTAGCAAGTTTACCATGTCCCCATGATTCTCTGCCATGGCTACTTGGAGTGCTGTTTTTCCATGGCGATCCTTTGAATCAACATTCAATCCCTGTTTCAGTAGTTCCTTCATCACCAGCAGATCGTTTTGTTTTGCAGCGGTGCATAAGAGATCACCCGCGGCGTGAGGGTCAGAAACGGAAGCATACTGATAGAGAATCCTAAATATGGAATGATGCTTCGATGATATGGCTTCCCACATAGCAGTATTACCATTAACATCTGTCATTGATCACGGTACTGTTATGTTATCTATGTTAAATCTAGGAAGATCAAGCCATTTCTAGGACCACAAGAAGCTATGAAATTGTGCACTTACCTCTCAGGTGTATATCGCATCCATGCCTAAGGAGCACCGCCACACACTCTTCATGTCCTTTTGATGCTGCTATGTGCTGTTGCACCACAAAACATGGAGCAGAGAAATTAGCAAAAACCATGCATGTGTTGCATCTTCTACCCTTCTTTTCTAAGTTAGATGATCGTTCACTTTCTTTGGAGAGTCGACGACGAATCAGTAGGTGGGAAACAGAAGGCCATCATCTATTTCCTTTGACAAGtgcaatgttgaagaatgaaatggAGATGATATATTCTcagataatgataataaacagGATCCAGCAGGCCAATGGACAGGCCCAGGAATGTCATTTCTTCTTGAAGAAAGATCCAGCTAATGCTTAAGAAAATGTTTGGAAATTCCCATGCATGttcttattaattatataataatgacATTTGAGTTCAACAAGCACGTAGattctgataaaaaaaacaatgaagacaTGGAAATTTTCTAGGCTAAGTAGGAGCATACCAATGGGGTTCTTCCTTTGGAGTCTCCAATATCAGGATCCAATTTTGCCCTGAGAAGTTCTTCAAGAAAAGCAGCATTGCCTGTGCTTGCTGTAGCTAGCAAGTTGAAAGCCATGTTTGGATCATCCTCTTCTTCTCCATTCTCGACAGTTAAATCTCCAATCTTCAAACCCTTAAGCCTTTTGTAATGCTGCggtgtaaaatattatttaagcaTCAAGACCCAAGCCCGTCGTGTGATATCATAGGCAGAGATATAAATATGGTATAAAAGGTCTGGCAAAAGATAGACGAAGCATCAAGCCTTTCAAAGAATCAACATCAGAGTAGAGGATCGATTAACTCCGAATCCATGACAAACAAACCTGAAGAAAGTTCTTTATAATGGCTACGTAATCGTCTTGATTGGTCTTCATTGCTTCTATGAGAGCTGTGGTTTTGATCCTCAGGAGCTGTGAGAGTGTTTTCGTTCGAAATATATGGCTCTGAGGTCTGCAACAAAGAGCACCCAGTTCTCCAAACATGTCCCCAGAGCGCAAAGTCCCCACAGCTCGTTCCTTCTCTAGATGGGATTCGATGATCTCAACCTCTCCTGATACAATTATGTAAACATCATCTGGAGCTTCATTTTGCATGACTACATCTTCTCTTGGTGGGATGTACTCAGCTTTGATCTTCGCAACCTAGTTATTTTAGTTACATTGTTTGGAATTTTAGATCTCTTATCCTGTCCTGATCTCAAAAAACCCACcaatctaaatatttatatgacGAAAGTACTACATTAATCTCGTTAGGCACATAAGATCACATGCAGCTCTGATTAGGAAAACAAGAAATGCCATCAAGGGGTCACAGAATTAAAGATCTAGAAGCTATTGTCAAACAAGAAATGCATAGTTATAAACCTGTGACCCGTCGGGTAACCTGGCCTGAGCTGAGTTTGGTTGACCCATTTAGAAAGTTGACTCAATCAAATTCAAGTGATATAAGTAAATCAACTCCTGACATGATTGACTGGGATAAACCCAAGCGAAACTTGATAAAGTTAACTCCAAGAGTTTCTTTTATAAATGACGttgtttctatttgttttctacataaaaatgatgttgtttttggATAGATTCGAGTTGACTCATTGATCCATGGATTGACATAGCTGGCCCGCAATCCAGCCCTATTCAGACCCCGGACAAGATCTGATAACCATGAAGTAATGCAGGCATGGCACTAAATCATCTAGTGCTACATATtacattggaaaaaaaaaatgattacagCTCCTTACCAGGTGCAAGAGTGTTTCCCTTGATATACCATCGAAAAGATAGACCTTCTTCACTGTAGGCAGAAACAGATGCTGGCAAATGCTTTTGCAGATGGATTTTGGTAGCTGTTCAATCAATTGATGCTGGTTCAAGTTCTCAGCCTTGAATCTCAAGCACATATATGCCAATATCTGATCCTTTAATCTTGGAGGCAAACGGTTTCTGCTCACAAAATTTGATGCTGCTTCAATGCTGTTCCTCTGCAACAACACGTAGAAATCAAGATTAAGAACATCACAACAGCAAAATCTGCATGTATTGATATTTctcttgaaatctttttttagaGGTGgtgaaaaatctaattttttggtCGAGGGACTAACTTGGTTTTAGCAGCAAAATTTACTCGTAAAATGACAACTCTAGAGAACAAATTGAAGAGTAGAAAAACTAAGAATAAGTTGCGAACATGAACACTTACAAATTCCATGGTACGTCGAGTTCCTTCGACGACTAGATTTGTCATGTTACCGATCAAATAAGCAGTTAGACCAAGGTTGAAGAGCATgtagaagatgatgaaaatcaTTTCCATGGAGTTTTGAGCATGGAGATCACCATAACCAACCGTAGTCATGGTGGTGATTGACCAGTACATAGCTGAAATATATCTGATCCAAAGGCTTGTCTCTCTGAAATTTGGTATCACAGCACCTATCCATGTCTTCCCTTTGTGCGGGTATCTGTCAGCTAGCAAGTAGTAGAGGCAACCAGCACAGTGCACAAGAAATAGTGTCacctaaaccaaaaaaaaaaaaaaaaaaaacaacactttattacatttcatttttttcccataatagattttatattatttcatacATGGAACATTATGGTAATATAGTTATCAAATTCGGTTCGATAATCGACCCGATTCAAGATCCGGAACACACAACACTTACACACAGTAACCTAGCACATCGGACCCAAAAGTAGCTAAATCTGATATCCTTCTCAAGCCTGCAACATCCCCCAATTCAAAAGGTTAGATGCGAAGATAATTTTCATGGATTTTCTtcaatatatagttaaaaagGAAGAGTCCTATAGTACATATACCTAGTGAAGAGTTGCTTAACTCTTCGAAGTCTCCAGAATCTGAGCAAGCCCAGGAGGGAATAAGAGAGCCCTACTTTTTCATTGCCTGTGAACAAGTAGGCCAGTAGTTCGAAGGGGACAGTGGATGCCACATCCATCAAAAACCATGTTGAAAGGTACCTATCACACACGCAatagcaccaccaccaccactgccTTTAGCATCACATCTATTCCATAATTCAAccacttaaaaaacaaaattaaattcagaAAAAGAAAGGGTGGAAAATTCTAGCCAGCATTCTTTGGGTGTAAAAGTTTTTAAGCCAGACATGATATCAACAGGACAAGTTGTTCATCTAGATTTATTTGGattaacctaatttttattttattttataaagaaataaagattacgtaaatcatgataaaaaacaaaattaaagaaaaaagtcacgtgttatatttattttttaatatggctAACAAACAAAGGATTATAagtttgagtttcataattatcatatattttaataaattaaaaaaaaaatcaaacatgaaatagTATTGTAGCTATGCAGATTTTAACAACTTAAGCCTTGCATGATTCTTATTGATATCAATGTGCACGTCAATTGCAAccctcttttatatatatatatatatatatatatatatatatatatatatattaagcaatcaagaaaatcaagaaaaagaagaaagaaaaaacaaaaaagttgggACGCTTTCACGAGTCAATCCAGGGGTCTACTAAAAAAGCTATAGAGGTGTTGGTGATGGTGCAAAAGCATGGAAGAGTCTGCCATTATTGACTCATCTCCATTTGATTCATTTCCCATATGCCAAAACAGAGACACCAAGACATCAATATCTCACTCGGCTTGATTATATGGATTAATTCGATGATTTACTGAGTtaaatcagattttaaattaaattagatggATTGATTTGATAACTCTAACTCGACTtgactccttttttttcttaagtaataatgtttaattattattatttttattgactcGAGTAAACCTTTTCAACTTTGGCTACTAACTTGGATCAGTCAAAGTGGTGTATGATTACCAAGGACCATGTGTTAAACGTAACGTTTTTGTAGTTTTGCCTTTGATGCATGCAGTATAATTCCTTCTTTAGGGTTCAAAACAGGGAGGATTAGTGGGGCATGCAGCGGGGTAATTAAGGATTAATTACCTCCGAGCAATCTTTCTTCTGTCACGAACAAGTAGTTGTGTTCTTGAGTCGATGTATGCAACGAAGAATGTTAGAACAATGTCCACAGCAAAAAAGAGGTCGACAACGTTGTCGGCGATGTACAGTGTTCTATACGGCGAGGAGTTCAGAAATGCTACTTCAAAAGGGTATACCCACAGAGAATAAGCTACTAAAACCGCCATAATTGTCCCCCAGCACCTGCAAACACACGATTTCTTGAGATTAATCAAGATTTTCTGCTTTTAGGCAGCCCTAACAAGGCTGGAGGAGTGATCAAGGGATCAGAATCTAGAAGAAAAGGATCATTAAAACATAAATCCAGATTGAATTAACAGAATTTCTCAAAACAAATTTCCATACCAAAAATCttaaatagttaaataatattataaaatatataatatatattattcaccATCACTACCACCACCACACGACGTAATAATAATCTTTTATATCACAAGAagcatatattataaaataaagcaaatgaCATCATGATTCAATCCCAAACTAATTGGAGTTGGccaaatgattatttttaatatcgatCGAGAGATGTTTTTCTAGTCCTGTCACATTGGCTGAGGTCTCCATATcccctggttttttttttttctgacacCACCATACCTTATCATTTCATCTCTGTATATAGTATGATCATCATgcaagattaaaataaataaaaaaactacaacatCATAGGAGATACATAAACATACAGTAATTTGTATAATTACCTATATCTTGAGTCCACAGGAGAGATTATCCACCCCTTGGACTCTATAGGATTCTGGTTAAAGCTGGAAGCACCGAGAGGAGGAAGAATAATCTTTGACAAGCtcgagagagaaagaggagagtCATCTTCTTCTTGGTGTGGGGTTTCAGAATCATGTTCTTGGTAGTTCTTCCAGCTCCTCCTCATGCTAGAGGTCCGGTGAAGATTGTATGGAGTGAACTTCGTCTCCTCCATTCTCTATCCACAAATGAAGCCCTCTCTAACTTATAAATGTAAAGAGATGGAGTCTAGGTGGAAGAGAATAGAGACACTATTAATTAGAGATCAAGCATTGTTGGCTTGAAGACAAGGGAGGGCAAAGGTAGGCCAAAAAGGAGATGAGAGTTGCCTTATTGTTAGTGTCCAATGGTATGTAGTTGTCATATGTATGGTATTGCC
This region of Populus alba chromosome 3, ASM523922v2, whole genome shotgun sequence genomic DNA includes:
- the LOC118046094 gene encoding uncharacterized protein, which translates into the protein MFMDPPCNLAPVSGFYSMLSRELDDLDQCFLSHNFISVQFLSKVLASLQSFHSRLTTLVQELHLPVGEKWLDEYMDESSRLWEACLVLKSGVLAMENHHSSGANIASSLDGYRHHSNAQVSRQVIRAIVACQREVIVMEEENKRLIKTRVEALSLKFEGNFNSVMIESSWFNAFNGFRGVLHATRNVNSLLLLILLAGLVYCWPPFWQGAAAFREGEQMTFGSASMDSIARLQRRVENGMDQIGGQPASSAGIMLYEFRQARIAMEELRAGLESGGAVEGESGMDIQDKVDSLKSCFGLLRCGVETIIGQLDDFFDEIVEGRKKLLGMCSRQPRT
- the LOC118046093 gene encoding potassium channel AKT2/3; this translates as MEETKFTPYNLHRTSSMRRSWKNYQEHDSETPHQEEDDSPLSLSSLSKIILPPLGASSFNQNPIESKGWIISPVDSRYRCWGTIMAVLVAYSLWVYPFEVAFLNSSPYRTLYIADNVVDLFFAVDIVLTFFVAYIDSRTQLLVRDRRKIARRYLSTWFLMDVASTVPFELLAYLFTGNEKVGLSYSLLGLLRFWRLRRVKQLFTRLEKDIRFSYFWVRCARLLCVTLFLVHCAGCLYYLLADRYPHKGKTWIGAVIPNFRETSLWIRYISAMYWSITTMTTVGYGDLHAQNSMEMIFIIFYMLFNLGLTAYLIGNMTNLVVEGTRRTMEFRNSIEAASNFVSRNRLPPRLKDQILAYMCLRFKAENLNQHQLIEQLPKSICKSICQHLFLPTVKKVYLFDGISRETLLHLVAKIKAEYIPPREDVVMQNEAPDDVYIIVSGEVEIIESHLEKERAVGTLRSGDMFGELGALCCRPQSHIFRTKTLSQLLRIKTTALIEAMKTNQDDYVAIIKNFLQHYKRLKGLKIGDLTVENGEEEDDPNMAFNLLATASTGNAAFLEELLRAKLDPDIGDSKGRTPLHIAASKGHEECVAVLLRHGCDIHLRDVNGNTAMWEAISSKHHSIFRILYQYASVSDPHAAGDLLCTAAKQNDLLVMKELLKQGLNVDSKDRHGKTALQVAMAENHGDMVNLLVISGAEVAEANTHEFSSTSLNEMLQKREIGHRITVPDVLTANEVLLKRCEGEQECTSCTGKSKGSSSDCIRVSIYRGHPMVRRQTCCVEAGRLIKLPNSLEELKSIAGEKFGFDARNAMVTDEEGSEVDSIEVIRDKDKLFIVEDPTCLIHLDGN